GCGCGTGCTGTTGCTCGACGGCGAGGTGCTGATCCGTACCGCGACAGACCTGGGCGCACGCCCCTTTATCGTCGAAACGCCCCAGGGCACCGCCCGCTTGCTGGACACCCGGCTTTGCGTGCGGACCGAGGGCGATCGCAGCCATGTGTCCGTCCTCGAAGGGCAAGCAGTGATCACCCCGCAGTTGCTGCAACAGAGTTCAACCCTGAGCGCCGGCCAGCGCCAGAGCTTCAGCCGCAACCGCCTGGACATCGTGGAATCCTTCGACAGCGCTGCCGTGGCCTGGGACAAAGGCATGCTGCTGGCCAACAACATGCGCCTGGACCAGTTGCTCGGCGAGTTGAGCCGCTACCGCCCCGGCGTGCTGCGCTGCCATCCGGATGTGGCGGCGCTGCGGGTCTCGGGCGCGTTTTCCCTGCGTGATACCGACGCCAGCCTGCGCCTGCTCGGCGATACCTTGCCGTTGAACATCAGCCGGATGACCCGTTACTGGTTGTCGGTGGAACCGAGGGTTTGAACTTCACGTTTTGCAGCGCTGCTTATGCCGTCATCGCGGGCAAGCCCGCTCCCACAGGGATTTGTGTCCTGCACAAAATACAGGGCACACCGGAAACCTGTAGGAGCAAGGCTTGCCCGCGATCCGCGCAGCGGCCATCCAATAAAGCCCTCACCCCGCCCGCTTGAGCAACCACTGGAAAAACCCTGTCTTGCGCACCACCACCGGCACTTCCTCGGTCAGCGCCTGCACCTTGTGCAAGCGGAAATCCAGCAGGGTTTTCATCGCGTCGTTGATGTCCTGACGGGCATCCAGGCAAGGTTTGAGATAACCCTCTTCGATGCGATACAGCGTGCAAAAGGTCTTGGCGCTAAATTCCGCCTTGGAGGAACTGTCGGTCAGGATCCCTGCTTCGCCGATCACTTCCCCCGGCCCCATGCGCCCGGTTTCGATGAGCGAACCGTGCAGGTTCAACGTCACCGAGACTACGCCGGACTCGATGATGAACAAGTGATGGCTGACCTCCCCCGCCGCCAGGATCGTCTCGCCGGCACGGAAGTTTTGCAGGTTCATGTTCTGGCTGAAGGTTTCCTTCTCTTCCTGGCGCAAGGTCGAGAAGATCGGCGAACTTTCCAGCAGTGCCCGTGGCCGTGAGATGTCGTTTTGCGGATTGGGCTCCACGTTCGACAACAGGTTGACCCCGGCGGCCTGCAAGTGCCGATAGGCCAGATCGTACAGTTGGTTGCGCACTGAGCGCTTTTCGCTCATCGCGGCGACAAAACCGCTGATTTCATATTCCGCACCGGCGGCGCTGGAGCTTTTGAGCGCCACTTTCGGCCCGGGCGAACTCAACATCGTGCGGCAGCCCTGCATCGCCCGCTCCAGGGCATCGATCACGGTTTGCGGCCGTACATGGGGGCTGACCTGCAAACAGACCGACAGGCCGAACATGTCGCTGGGCCGACTGAAGTTGGTGATCTTGGCCTTGGCGGCCAGGGAGTTGGGAATCACGATCATGCTGCCCTGGGACGTCTGCAGCCGCGTGGCCCGCCAATCGATGTCGATGACCCGGCCTTCGGTGCCGTCGATGGCGATCCAGTCATCCAGTTGATAGGGCTTGGTGGTGTTGAGGACGATCCCGGAAAACACGTCGCTGAGGGTGCTCTGCAGCGCCAGGCCGACGATGATCGCCAGGGCGCCGGACGTGGCCAGCACGCCCTTGACCGGCAGGTTGAGCACGTAGGCCATGGACGCGATCACCGCGACCAGGAAAATCACCGCGCCGAGCAAATCCTGCAACAGGCGCCCGGTGTGCCCTACCCGCTGCATCATCACCGCGCCGATCAGCACGGTCAGGGTCCGTGCAGCGAACAGCCACCAGCCGATTTGCAAGCCGGTGGCCGCCAGGTTCAATGGCACGTTATCGACCCAGGGGGCGGGCTCCATGGGGCTGAGGCCTTCGTTGAACAGCAGCAGGCTGTACAGCGAGAAAATCACCAGCCGTACCAGGATTTTCCAGTTGTGATGGCTGGCCCCGACAAAGCGCCACAACACCAGGTCGATCACGAGCAGGATCAGGGCACAGACCAGCGGATGTTCGGCGAGCAACGACAGCATCAAGCAACTCCGGCACGGGACGATGGACAAAAGATCTCACACATTGGCCCACAGTGTAGGAGCAATTGATTTGGCTGGAATCACACGATCGTTTGGCCAACGAAAAAACCCTGTGGGAGTGAGCCTGCTCGCGATAGCTGTGTGTCAGACAACAACGATGTTGAATGTCAGACCGCTATCGCGAGCAGGCTCGCTCCTACAGTGGACCTGCGTTGGGATTAACCGTGCATCCGGCCAAAACGCCCCGACTGGTAGTCCGCGAAGGCCTGGTGGATTTCCTGCTCGGTGTTCATCACGAACGGACCATGGCCGACGATGGGCTCGTCGATCGGTTCGCCGCTGAGCAGCAACACCACCGCATCTTCGCTGGCCTCCAGTGTCAGTCGTTCGCCGTCGCGCTCGAACAGCGCCAACTGACCCGGACGCGCCGACTCCACCCCATTGATCTCAACCGAACCGCGCAGAACCACCAGCGCCGTGTTGCGTCCTGCATGCAGATCCAGGCTGAGCAATTTGCCGGCATTGAGGCGCAGATCCCAGACATCGATCGGCGTGAAAGTGCGCGCCGGCCCCCGCTGGCCGTCGAACTCACCGGCGATCAGACGCAGACTGCCGGCGTTGTCTTGCAGGGCAATGCGCGGGATATCGCGATCCACAATGCCCTGGTAACCGGCATCGGCCATCTTGTCCTTGGCGGGCAGGTTGACCCACAGCTGGACCATTTCCAGGGTGCCGCCGCTTCTGGCGAAGGCTTCGGAATGAAACTCTTCATGAATAATCCCTGAGGCGGCGGTCATCCATTGCACATCGCCGGGCCCGATCTTGCCGCCGCTGCCGGTGGAATCGCGATGTTCCACTTCACCGTCGTAGACGATGGTCACGGTTTCGAACCCACGGTGCGGGTGCTGGCCCACGCCCCGGCGTTCGGTAGTCGGGGTGAATTGCGCGGGGCCGGCGTGATCCAGCAGCAGGAACGGGCTGATGTGCTTGCCCAGGTTGTCGTAGGAAAACAGTGTGCGAACCGGAAAACCGTCGCCGACCCAATGCCCACGAGGGCTGGTGTAGATACCGATGATGTTTTTCATGGGGTCTCCAAAATCATGAGTGAAGCCATGAACAGAGCTTAAAACAGAGGGTAATACAGCACTAGACAGCAAAAATCGGCTTGATTGTCCTATACAGGGAACGATGATCACGGGTGGCGCGAATTTTATTTCGAGCATAATATCGACCGACATTACACTTGTAATATTTTATCACACGCGAGGCCCCGAACATGCAAAGCCCCAACCGCGACGCCACACTCGCCCAATGGATCGCCCAGGAACAGGCCATGCGCGAGCGCCTGGCCGGGCCCGGCAGTTTGTCCCTGGCCGAAGTCAGCGCCCTGTCCCCCATGGAATTTTTCGATGGCATCGGCAACGGTGAACTGCCCTCGCCGCCTATCGGCACCTTGATGGATTTCATCCCGATCGAGTGGTCCGCCGGACTGTTCATCTTCCAGGGCACACCGGATGCACGACATTACAACCCGTTGGGCACGGTGCATGGCGGCTATGCCGCGACAC
This genomic interval from Pseudomonas putida contains the following:
- a CDS encoding pirin family protein, which gives rise to MKNIIGIYTSPRGHWVGDGFPVRTLFSYDNLGKHISPFLLLDHAGPAQFTPTTERRGVGQHPHRGFETVTIVYDGEVEHRDSTGSGGKIGPGDVQWMTAASGIIHEEFHSEAFARSGGTLEMVQLWVNLPAKDKMADAGYQGIVDRDIPRIALQDNAGSLRLIAGEFDGQRGPARTFTPIDVWDLRLNAGKLLSLDLHAGRNTALVVLRGSVEINGVESARPGQLALFERDGERLTLEASEDAVVLLLSGEPIDEPIVGHGPFVMNTEQEIHQAFADYQSGRFGRMHG
- a CDS encoding FecR domain-containing protein, whose product is MNSSMINPEILGEAADWLVQLHSGTATAADHQAIAQWRNRSREHAQAWQRAEVLLGEFRSVPANLAIQTLQRAARKDGLTRRQTLTRVGLLLLAGPLGFASQHLPWEQWSADQRTAVGEQQSLQLPDGSQLLLNTDSAVNIAFNASERRVLLLDGEVLIRTATDLGARPFIVETPQGTARLLDTRLCVRTEGDRSHVSVLEGQAVITPQLLQQSSTLSAGQRQSFSRNRLDIVESFDSAAVAWDKGMLLANNMRLDQLLGELSRYRPGVLRCHPDVAALRVSGAFSLRDTDASLRLLGDTLPLNISRMTRYWLSVEPRV
- a CDS encoding PaaI family thioesterase, whose product is MQSPNRDATLAQWIAQEQAMRERLAGPGSLSLAEVSALSPMEFFDGIGNGELPSPPIGTLMDFIPIEWSAGLFIFQGTPDARHYNPLGTVHGGYAATLLDSCMGCAIHTQLKKGQGYTTLDLRISYVRALNSASGPIRAEGKVVHLGRSTALAEGRIYDVDGRLYATGTTTCMILEPRG
- a CDS encoding mechanosensitive ion channel family protein, producing MLSLLAEHPLVCALILLVIDLVLWRFVGASHHNWKILVRLVIFSLYSLLLFNEGLSPMEPAPWVDNVPLNLAATGLQIGWWLFAARTLTVLIGAVMMQRVGHTGRLLQDLLGAVIFLVAVIASMAYVLNLPVKGVLATSGALAIIVGLALQSTLSDVFSGIVLNTTKPYQLDDWIAIDGTEGRVIDIDWRATRLQTSQGSMIVIPNSLAAKAKITNFSRPSDMFGLSVCLQVSPHVRPQTVIDALERAMQGCRTMLSSPGPKVALKSSSAAGAEYEISGFVAAMSEKRSVRNQLYDLAYRHLQAAGVNLLSNVEPNPQNDISRPRALLESSPIFSTLRQEEKETFSQNMNLQNFRAGETILAAGEVSHHLFIIESGVVSVTLNLHGSLIETGRMGPGEVIGEAGILTDSSSKAEFSAKTFCTLYRIEEGYLKPCLDARQDINDAMKTLLDFRLHKVQALTEEVPVVVRKTGFFQWLLKRAG